A window of Pseudomonas mucidolens contains these coding sequences:
- the guaB gene encoding IMP dehydrogenase, whose translation MLRISQEALTFDDILLVPGYSEVLPNEVSLKTRLTRGIELNIPLVSAAMDTVTEARLAIAMAQEGGIGIIHKNMTIEQQAAEVRKVKRYEAGVVKDPITIEAEATVRDLFELTRMHNISGVPVLHDGDLVGIVTSRDVRFENRLEVTVREVMTPKERLVTVKEGADKNDVRELLHKHRIERVLIVDEKFALKGMMTVNDIEKAKAYPLASKDDQGRLRVGAAVGTGKDTGDRVTALVAAGVDVVVVDTAHGHSKGVIDRVRWVKEKFPEVQVIGGNIATGAAAKALAEAGADAVKVGIGPGSICTTRIVAGVGVPQISAIANVAAALEGTGVPLIADGGIRFSGDLSKAIVAGASCVMMGSMFAGTEEAPGEIELFQGRSYKAYRGMGSLGAMSQAQGSSDRYFQDSSAGAEKLVPEGIEGRVPYKGTLSAIIHQLMGGLRSSMGYTGSANIEEMRTKPEFVRITGAGMAESHVHDVQITKEAPNYRVG comes from the coding sequence ATGCTGCGTATCAGCCAAGAAGCTCTGACATTCGACGACATTCTCCTAGTGCCCGGTTATTCCGAGGTGCTTCCTAACGAAGTCAGTCTCAAGACCCGCCTAACCCGTGGCATCGAGCTGAATATTCCCCTGGTTTCTGCCGCCATGGACACCGTCACTGAAGCCCGTCTGGCAATCGCCATGGCTCAGGAAGGTGGCATCGGCATTATCCACAAGAACATGACCATCGAGCAGCAAGCTGCCGAAGTGCGCAAGGTCAAGCGTTACGAAGCTGGCGTGGTCAAGGACCCGATCACCATCGAAGCTGAAGCGACCGTGCGTGATTTGTTCGAACTCACTCGCATGCACAATATTTCCGGCGTTCCGGTGCTGCATGATGGCGACCTGGTCGGCATCGTCACCTCCCGTGACGTGCGTTTCGAGAACCGCCTTGAAGTTACCGTCCGTGAAGTGATGACGCCTAAAGAGCGTCTGGTCACCGTCAAGGAAGGTGCCGACAAGAACGACGTTCGCGAACTGCTGCACAAACACCGTATCGAACGCGTGCTGATCGTCGACGAGAAATTTGCCCTCAAAGGCATGATGACCGTCAATGACATCGAAAAAGCCAAGGCCTACCCGCTGGCGAGCAAGGACGACCAAGGTCGCCTGCGTGTCGGCGCTGCCGTCGGTACCGGTAAAGACACCGGTGACCGCGTCACGGCGCTGGTGGCTGCCGGTGTCGACGTAGTCGTGGTCGACACTGCCCACGGTCACTCCAAAGGCGTAATCGACCGCGTTCGTTGGGTCAAAGAGAAATTCCCTGAAGTACAAGTGATCGGTGGCAACATTGCTACCGGCGCTGCTGCCAAGGCTTTGGCCGAGGCGGGCGCGGACGCGGTCAAGGTCGGTATCGGCCCGGGCTCGATCTGCACCACCCGTATCGTTGCCGGTGTCGGCGTGCCGCAAATCAGCGCCATCGCCAATGTCGCCGCGGCCCTTGAAGGCACCGGCGTACCGTTGATCGCCGACGGTGGTATCCGTTTCTCCGGTGACCTGTCCAAGGCCATCGTTGCCGGTGCATCCTGCGTGATGATGGGTTCGATGTTCGCCGGTACCGAAGAAGCTCCGGGCGAGATCGAGCTGTTCCAGGGCCGGTCCTACAAGGCTTACCGTGGCATGGGCTCGCTGGGCGCCATGTCCCAGGCTCAAGGTTCTTCCGATCGTTACTTCCAGGACTCCTCGGCAGGCGCCGAGAAACTCGTTCCGGAAGGTATCGAGGGTCGTGTCCCTTACAAGGGCACCCTGAGCGCCATCATCCATCAGCTGATGGGCGGCCTGCGTTCCTCGATGGGCTACACCGGCAGCGCCAACATCGAAGAAATGCGCACCAAGCCTGAGTTCGTGCGGATCACCGGTGCCGGCATGGCCGAATCCCACGTGCATGACGTGCAGATCACCAAGGAAGCGCCAAACTACCGCGTAGGTTGA
- a CDS encoding sugar ABC transporter ATPase: MNSQSILVPKISTLPVHEPRARAIVRWLVRKNIIKEELTTCGRTGNRMGYALADGARAVVLYPEALPFNEAVNGLEIIYTRCIYTPAKGFLEEAGCPECRKEVGEALFESLEDWMPGHTDNFTCPLCGHEDDINGFLFLQECGFSNLGFIFNNWAESGFKQSFIDEFADWLDQKISWVKVEL, translated from the coding sequence ATGAATTCCCAAAGCATCCTTGTCCCGAAAATTTCCACCTTGCCCGTCCACGAGCCCCGGGCCCGGGCGATTGTGCGTTGGCTGGTGCGCAAGAACATCATCAAGGAAGAACTCACTACCTGTGGGCGCACCGGCAACCGCATGGGCTACGCCCTCGCCGACGGAGCCCGCGCCGTGGTGCTGTACCCCGAAGCGTTGCCGTTCAACGAAGCGGTCAACGGTCTGGAAATTATCTACACGCGCTGCATCTACACACCCGCCAAGGGGTTTCTGGAAGAAGCGGGCTGTCCGGAATGCCGCAAGGAGGTCGGCGAGGCGCTGTTCGAAAGCCTGGAAGACTGGATGCCCGGCCACACCGATAACTTCACCTGCCCGTTGTGCGGGCATGAAGACGACATCAATGGTTTCCTGTTCCTGCAGGAGTGCGGCTTTTCCAACTTGGGGTTCATCTTCAACAACTGGGCGGAGTCGGGGTTCAAGCAGAGCTTTATCGACGAATTTGCCGACTGGCTGGACCAGAAGATCAGCTGGGTCAAAGTCGAGCTGTAG